The following proteins are encoded in a genomic region of Arachis ipaensis cultivar K30076 chromosome B02, Araip1.1, whole genome shotgun sequence:
- the LOC107627652 gene encoding LOW QUALITY PROTEIN: auxin response factor 17-like (The sequence of the model RefSeq protein was modified relative to this genomic sequence to represent the inferred CDS: inserted 1 base in 1 codon), whose translation MTRCSAPPSSSPPRPTPIPAKFWRACAGISAQAPVVNSRVYYFPQGHIDQAASQPRNLSPLVYSRPVIPCRVAAVNFFADPKTDEVFLKILLLPVTDGSAQDFLPPAVAAEGSGNGNGDDEKVESYAKILTRSDANNGGGFSVPRSCADLIFPPLNFEEDPPXETLRITDLHGAVWEFRHIYRGTPRRHLFTSGWSKFVNSKKIISGDTVVFMKDSDGRMFVGIRRNMSSDDGISDGGLDWLATIVGMDEGEKEKEEKNEEVIMEGFARNGKGRVSSASVAEAMELAAQNKPFEVVYYPSVGWGEFVVKAEDVDVKMNGIFCSVGMRVKMARENYDSSRMTWFQGTVSGVTVPGEAQPWSGSPWRMLQV comes from the exons ATGACTCGCTGTAGTGCTCCGCCCTCATCATCGCCGCCGAGGCCAACACCTATTCCGGCCAAATTCTGGCGTGCATGTGCTGGAATCTCTGCACAGGCACCAGTAGTGAACTCTAGGGTTTACTACTTTCCACAGGGACACATCGACCAAGCTGCTTCGCAACCGCGAAACCTTTCACCTCTAGTTTACTCCAGGCCGGTCATCCCTTGCCGTGTCGCCGCCGTCAACTTTTTCGCGGACCCTAAGACCGACGAGGTCTTCCTCAAGATTCTTCTCCTTCCTGTCACCGATGGATCCGCTCAGGATTTTCTTCCACCTGCCGTGGCCGCCGAAGGCAGCGGCAACGGCAATGGTGACGATGAAAAGGTTGAGTCGTACGCCAAGATTCTCACGCGGTCCGATGCGAATAATGGCGGAGGGTTTTCGGTGCCGAGATCCTGTGCGGACTTGATCTTCCCGCCGTTGAACTTTGAAGAGGACCCGC GTGAGACGCTTCGCATAACCGACCTCCACGGCGCCGTTTGGGAGTTTCGCCACATCTACCGCGGGACGCCGAGACGGCACCTCTTCACTTCTGGCTGGAGCAAGTTCGTTAACAGCAAGAAGATTATCTCTGGCGATACTGTGGTCTTCATGAAGGACTCCGATGGCAGGATGTTTGTCGGAATCCGCCGCAATATGTCGTCAGACGACGGTATCTCAGACGGCGGATTGGATTGGTTAGCAACGATAGTTGGGATGGACGAGggggaaaaggaaaaagaagagaaaaatgaaGAGGTGATAATGGAAGGGTTTGCAAGAAACGGGAAGGGGAGGGTGAGTTCGGCTTCAGTGGCGGAGGCGATGGAGCTGGCGGCCCAGAACAAGCCGTTCGAAGTTGTTTACTATCCAAGCGTGGGTTGGGGGGAGTTTGTGGTAAAGGCAGAGGATGTAGACGTGAAGATGAATGGTATTTTCTGCAGTGTTGGGATGAGAGTGAAGATGGCCAGAGAGAACTACGATTCTTCACGGATGACTTGGTTTCAGGGAACAGTTTCTGGTGTTACTG